Genomic window (Candidatus Methylomirabilis sp.):
GACTGAAACTGATGAGATCCCCAGGAAGTCAATGAAGGCAGCAGCCAGATCAAGCGCACTTCCAGTTTTTGCCCACATATTGTCTCGCGCAAGGATCAGATCATTTCGACTGCAGCATTTCGGTGAGTGCTAGAGCAGAAAAGGCCGCTACCTGCTCTTAATGACCAGCGCCGACTGTACTTCCCTGACGCCAGACACTTCCCGGGACAAGGCGACCGCCCGATCAACTTGGGCCTGAGAATTGACAAACCCAGCCAGAATCACCCGTCCGCGGAAGGTCTCTACCGAAATTGCGAAGCCGCTGATTGTAGGGTCGCCAAGCAGTTTCGTCTTGACCTTGGCGGTGATAGCCGAGTCATCGAGATACTCCCCGGTGCTCTCGCGGGTGGCCGTGGGAGCGCAGGCCTGAAGAAGAGGGAAGGCGGCAGCAAGAGCGACGATGAACGCGATGCTGGTTCGGCTTGGCAGACGCATCAGTTCCTCCTTCGATTATTCTATCCGCCATTACAGGCACCTACGAGCGTAGCGATACAGAGCCACTATACCAGAAATGCCTGGGGAGAAGAAGTGGTTTGTGCTATCATTTCACTTACTTTCAGGAGGAATCATGCCCAGGCATATACGCTTTCGTCCATTTTTAGGACTGACCATTGGCGACCCGGCAGGAATCGGTCCGGAAATCGTAGCCAAGGCTGTCACACACGAGGAGGTGCGTGCGGCCTGCCGTCTACTGATCATCGGCGAGGCTGAAATCATGCGGCGGGCCATCAGGCTTTGCCGCCTTGACCTCCTTATTCGATCCATCGCCTCCCCGGTTGAGGTCACAGCAGACCCGGGCTGTCTTGAGGTGCTGGACTTGAAGAACATTGATATCGCAAACTGCCCACCAGGCGTCCTTGCCCCCCACTGTGGTAGAGCAGCGGTGGAGTACCTCAACAAGGCGATCGACCTCGCGATAGCGCGCGAACTGGACGGCATTGTGACCGGCCCCCTGAACAAGGAGGCGATGGCCCTGGCGGGGTTCAAGTACGATGGCCAAACGGAGCTGTTCGCCGAGCGGACCGGCACCAAGGAATACGCCATGCTGTTGGTCGTCGGGCGAATGCGGGTTCTCCATGTCTCGACCCACACCTCGTTACGAACTGTCTGCGACAAGGTGAAACAGGCCAGGGTCCTGACGGTCATCCGCCTGGCTCATCAGGTTCTCTGCGATCTCGGATCACGGAAGAAGCGAATCGGCGTCGCCGGCCTCAACCCTCATGCCGGTGAGAGTGGTCGATTTGGGCGAGAGGAGATAGAAGAGATCATGCCGGCGATCGAGGCCGCCAAGGCCGAGGGAATCAGGGTAGGCGGCCCCTTCCCTCCTGACACCCTGTTCCATCGGCTTAAGCTCGGTGAATTCGACGCCGTCGTCGCCATGTACCATGATCAGGGCCATGTCCCGCTCAAGCTGATCGGGTTCCACCGTGGGGTCAATGTCACCGTAGGTCTCCCCATTATCCGCACCTCAGTGGATCATGGCACCGCCTTCGACATCGCGGGGACAGGGACCGCAAATCCTCGCAGTCTGGTGGAGGCGATCCTGCTGGCTACGAAGTTCGCCCATCGCCGGCACAAGGCAGCCCACACCCTCGACGTATAGTGGGGGCGATATCGATTCCCCGGTCACCGCGTGCCAGGGCGCATCGGAGGGGGCATGCCGGGGCCCGGCATCCTCATTCCCATGCCACCCATCATCCATTCGTGGCCTAATCGCTCGAACTTCTCCGCCTGCTCCGGTGTCAGTACCGCCTTCCCGGCCTCGATCGTCTTGACACGACTCACGCGAAGCTCAGCCTGTAGCATTGCACTCTTCTTCGCCAGCGTCTCCACCTTGGCTACGTCCACCTTATCCTGCTCCAGCAAGCCGTTCAACTCCAGCTCTGCCACATCGATCTCCGCGGTCCGCTTGATCGACTCCTTCTCGAAATTGGCTCGAAGCTCTCTGAGGGTACGCTCCTGATCCGCGGTGAGTCCTAACTGGTCTTGCCACATCAGCATCTGGCTGATGAGCGGCCATTCGTGGCCCCCCCGCCTATGGAACGAGGGGTCTATCCCCATACCCCGCATCATTTCGGGAATCATCCGGTACCCCGTCATCCCCGGTCCACCCGCACCCTCCTCGGCTGACGCAACATGGTTCCACATCGGTGGAATCGCCGGCCCCAGCACACCCACCAGAATCAGCGCGGCTATCACAATTGCTCGCATAGTGAATTCCTCCTTATCAAATGGTTAGTTTCACGGATCCATGTCCGCCGAGATAACCCAATACCCGATCTCAACATCCTTCACTGTGACACCAAATACCGGAACAAGGTTTAGCCCGAGCGGACCGGGCCACCGAACACCTCAGCGGCCTCATGATAGAGAGCCTCCGGGCACTCCTGATATCGTGGGGAAAAATGAAAGATCACCAACTCCTTTACGTTGGCCTCGCGAGCAAGCAGTCCGGCCTGCCGCGCCGTCAAGTGGTGTCGCTCGGTCGCATGATCCCGATCCTGTTCCAGATACATTGCTTCGCAAAACAGGATATCGGCGTCATGAGCAAGAGCGACGATCTTCTGCCGATTCTCATCGGAATAGAGCGTATCGGTAACATAGACCAGCCTCTGACCGCTCGTGATGGTCACGATCTTGTCTCTCAGGTCACCGAGCAGCAACTCCTGGAATGCCTCGCCGGTCGCATCCTCGCATGGGGCGCGGACCACCGTATCGTCCGGCGCGCCTGTGCGGACTAGTCGCTTGAATTCGGTCAGCCATGGCCCGGTCAAAAGACCGAGGTACTTCAGCCGTTCAGGGTCGATATTGATCCGCTCCACTTCACCCAGGGCAAAGGCAAGACACGGGATCTTGTGATCGAGATGTACCGCCTCGACCCGGAACAACGGATCGTCAACCAGCACGCCGGTAAACGGTGAAGACGGCGGCAGATCAATCCGCTCGAAGCGAGCGCCACATGGAAAGCGGGCAACCGCGATCTTCTCCGCGCTCACCTCGTGAACCTCGAATACAAGGGTATACCCCTCAACCAAGTTCCAGATGTAGCCGGAGAGCTTTCCTTCGACGTTCGAGATGAGGCCAGGCGGTCCGAAGAGACGAATCGTTTGGTCGCGACCGAGGACGGTCCGCAGTAAATGATCGAAGCCGATGAAGTGATCGACGTGGGTGTGAGAGACAAAGATGTCGGTGACCTTCAGCAGCTCGGCAGACGGCTGCGTCGTCAGGTCACCGAGGTCCAGCAGAATAGCGCGCCGTTCCCACCTGAGCCTCACAAAGAGGCCGGGATCGCCGAACACCTCATTGAGGAGCCTTGGTTGAAAGAGATTGGTCATGGGAGCGACACCCGCACCCCCTCTCAATCCGCCCCTGGTCTCAGACGTGTGATGCGCCCATGGACCCGCGCCGAATGCCCCAGCGCCAGGGCGAAGAGCGTAGCCTTCCCTGCGGCATGGGGAGAAAAGAACTGGGTCACGTCGTCGTCGTAAAAGGTGGTGCCCGTCGCGCCTAATCCCAGGGCGTATGCGCAGAGGTACATCTTCCCGCCGACGATCCCCGCCTCGAGCTGGGCGGCGCCGTAGCCACGATTCCCGTAGCGCTCGATGATTCGCTCCAGGTCCGCGAGGAAAAAGACGACGACGCTCGCTTCGATGCCGAGGCCCTGCTCAAGGCAGAGGTAGCCTGCCTCGCGTCGAAATGTGCCCTCCTTCAAGAGCTCAAGCGCCTGCTGTGATGACGAGAAGTAGAAGGCCCCGGTAGGGAGATTCTCGACGGAGTTGACGATAAGGTAGATGTCCAGCAAGGTCGTGCTCGGCCCCCCGAGAAAGTCCGCCGGGATCCCTCGACTGGATCGCTCAAGGATGGTGGAAAGCTGCTGGAATGAGATCGGCAGTTGAGCGAACTGGCGCGTGGAACCCCTGCGGAGAATGGCCTCGCCGAGGGTCCGGATGGGACGCTGCTCCCGCTCAATGGGGTAAAGAGGAAAATATTGGTCGCCGAGAGGCGGCGAGGGTCTCGGAGCAAAGGCCGATCGCCAGGCTTGAACCTCCTCCTCATTCAGCAGCATGGAGGCAGCACGGATCTGCGTGATCAGCGGATAGTCCGTCTCTCTTTTCGAGAGCGGGACGGTTTCGGGCGCAATCGGCAGAATCTCCGGTGGCTCCACAGCAGGCGAGTGTGCCCCAATCGGGACAAGGCAGAGACTCGCCTCGCGTTCGTTATCCAGACCAAGGAGGTGGTCCACACGAGCATCCATGAAGCCTGTCACGACCCGAGATGTAAGCTGCGCGGAAACAGCCGTAGCCAGGAGGTTAGCCAGAATCGTTCCGCCGTTCCAGTAGAAGTGGCGATAGGCCCTCGCCTGGTACTTCCAGGCGTTCCGCCAGAAGATCGCCGTCAGCACCAGGATGACAGGAGCGGATGTGATCGTCTTCTCTCCGGCCGTCGCACGGGTGAGCTCCCCCCGGAGATCCCCCGCCCGCAACCGACGGAGCGCGAAGTCGGCCGGGCAGAAGTGATAGACCCCGGCAGATAGCCCAGGGAGATCGCCACAGACGGCATAGATCTCCACCTCATACAACGCACCGGTACAGGAGGCCGCACGAAAGTCATGCTCCTCGCCCCCGGGGTAGACCTTCTTCTTGGTGAGACCTGCACAGAAGAACAGGACCTGCGCCAGCCCGGTCAGGTCAAGCGCGCTCGTCCCGGCCGGTTGGAACGTTGAGATGGTGTCGAGAGCCTCCGCGGCCGGCGGCGTAATATCACGCGGAAGCGGGATAGCAGGCAGGGTCGGATAGAGCTTGAAGAGGAGAGGTTTCTGCTCCCAGTCCAGGAAATGGCTTCCCAGGCGAATACTCCAGTAGGAATGCTTCGTTGCCGTGTGATAGTCGTGGGCCGCTTTGATGTCGCGGTTGCTAATCGGGCACAAGGGACTCGCACCCCCTTTTTCGCCATACCTCGCACTACCATATCATACGCCTGAATCACACCCGAAGCGTGTCGTAAAACTCAGCATTCAGCGTAAGATGTGACAATCGTCAGCCGGCCAAATGGAAGCAGACCAGTTTCAGTTCCGTCATCTCCTCCACGGCATAGCGCGGACCCTCCTTGCCGAAACCGCTCTCCTTCAGCCCCCCATAGGGCATCAGGTCGGCGCGCCATTGAGGGCCCCAGTTGATCATCAGGTTGCCCGCCTCGACCTCGCGCGCGAACCGCATCGCCCACTCCAGGTTCTCGGTAAAGATACCGGCCGCCAAGCCGTAGATCGAGTCGTTGGCCAGCGCAATCGCCTCGTCGATCGTGTCGAATCGTGTGACCGCAACAGCCGGTCCGAACAGCTCGTCACGAAAAAGCCGCATGTCGGGCTTGACGTCGGCGACGACCGTGGGCATATAGAGAGCCCCCAGACGTTCCCCGCCCGTCAGGACCCGCGCGCCGCCTGTCACCGCCTCATCTATCCACTCCTCGATCCGGATGGCGTCCCGCTCGCGGACCATCGGACCAACCTTGGTCCGCTCGTCCAGAGGATTGCCGGTAATAAGCGCCTTCACCTTGGGTTTCAGGGCATCCAGGAAATCATCGTAGACCTTCCCGCTGGTCAAAACCCGCTGCGTCGAGATACAGACCTGCCCGGCGTTCGAATAGCCGGTCGCCGCCACGGCAGCAGCAACCTTTTCCAGATCGGCATCGGGCATGACGATGACGGGCGAGTTGCTGCCAAGCTCCATCGTCACCTTTTTAATCCCCGCCATCCGGCAGATCCGCTCACCGATATCACGGCTGCCGGTAAAGGTGATCTTGCGAACCCGCCGATCTCCGCACAGCGCATCGCCGATCTCCGCCCCCAAGCCGGTCAGGCAAGCAATTCCTTCGGCCGGCAGACCAGCTTCCAGCAGGATCTCTGTCAGCTTCAACGCCGAGAGGGGGGTATCGGTGGCCGGCTTGATGATGACCGCGTTGCCTGCGGCCAGGGCGGGCCCGACCTTGTGACAGACCAGATTCAGCGGGAAGTTGAAGGGACTGATCGCGGCTACGACCCCGCACGGGACACGCAGTGTAAATCCGAACTTGCGGGAGCCGCCAGGGGCCCCATCAAAGGGAACGGTCTCACCGTGCAGGCGCTTGGCCTCCTCGCCGGATAAGGTCAGGGTCTGCACCGCCCGACTCACCTCAAAGCGCGACTCGGCCAGGCTCTTGCCTTCCTCGAGGGTAATGGTTCTGGCGAACTCCTCGCTCCGAGCCTCGATCAGATCTGCCGCCGCTCTCAGGATTCGATAGCGATCGTAACCGGGAAGCGCTGCCATCGTCCGCGCGCCACGGACGGCGCTCTCCAGGGTCTTCTCTATATCGTCCAGACCCGCGCGCGGCACGGTATCGACCACCGATCCATCGTACGGGTTCAGGACGTTGATCTTCTCTCTTGTGTCGATCCATCGGCCCGCCGCGTACATCCGCATCGCCGTTTCCCTCCTCCTCCAGCCGCCT
Coding sequences:
- a CDS encoding aldehyde dehydrogenase family protein, with translation MRMYAAGRWIDTREKINVLNPYDGSVVDTVPRAGLDDIEKTLESAVRGARTMAALPGYDRYRILRAAADLIEARSEEFARTITLEEGKSLAESRFEVSRAVQTLTLSGEEAKRLHGETVPFDGAPGGSRKFGFTLRVPCGVVAAISPFNFPLNLVCHKVGPALAAGNAVIIKPATDTPLSALKLTEILLEAGLPAEGIACLTGLGAEIGDALCGDRRVRKITFTGSRDIGERICRMAGIKKVTMELGSNSPVIVMPDADLEKVAAAVAATGYSNAGQVCISTQRVLTSGKVYDDFLDALKPKVKALITGNPLDERTKVGPMVRERDAIRIEEWIDEAVTGGARVLTGGERLGALYMPTVVADVKPDMRLFRDELFGPAVAVTRFDTIDEAIALANDSIYGLAAGIFTENLEWAMRFAREVEAGNLMINWGPQWRADLMPYGGLKESGFGKEGPRYAVEEMTELKLVCFHLAG
- a CDS encoding BON domain-containing protein, whose translation is MRLPSRTSIAFIVALAAAFPLLQACAPTATRESTGEYLDDSAITAKVKTKLLGDPTISGFAISVETFRGRVILAGFVNSQAQVDRAVALSREVSGVREVQSALVIKSR
- a CDS encoding Spy/CpxP family protein refolding chaperone — protein: MRAIVIAALILVGVLGPAIPPMWNHVASAEEGAGGPGMTGYRMIPEMMRGMGIDPSFHRRGGHEWPLISQMLMWQDQLGLTADQERTLRELRANFEKESIKRTAEIDVAELELNGLLEQDKVDVAKVETLAKKSAMLQAELRVSRVKTIEAGKAVLTPEQAEKFERLGHEWMMGGMGMRMPGPGMPPPMRPGTR
- the pdxA gene encoding 4-hydroxythreonine-4-phosphate dehydrogenase PdxA, coding for MPRHIRFRPFLGLTIGDPAGIGPEIVAKAVTHEEVRAACRLLIIGEAEIMRRAIRLCRLDLLIRSIASPVEVTADPGCLEVLDLKNIDIANCPPGVLAPHCGRAAVEYLNKAIDLAIARELDGIVTGPLNKEAMALAGFKYDGQTELFAERTGTKEYAMLLVVGRMRVLHVSTHTSLRTVCDKVKQARVLTVIRLAHQVLCDLGSRKKRIGVAGLNPHAGESGRFGREEIEEIMPAIEAAKAEGIRVGGPFPPDTLFHRLKLGEFDAVVAMYHDQGHVPLKLIGFHRGVNVTVGLPIIRTSVDHGTAFDIAGTGTANPRSLVEAILLATKFAHRRHKAAHTLDV
- a CDS encoding MBL fold metallo-hydrolase, whose amino-acid sequence is MTNLFQPRLLNEVFGDPGLFVRLRWERRAILLDLGDLTTQPSAELLKVTDIFVSHTHVDHFIGFDHLLRTVLGRDQTIRLFGPPGLISNVEGKLSGYIWNLVEGYTLVFEVHEVSAEKIAVARFPCGARFERIDLPPSSPFTGVLVDDPLFRVEAVHLDHKIPCLAFALGEVERINIDPERLKYLGLLTGPWLTEFKRLVRTGAPDDTVVRAPCEDATGEAFQELLLGDLRDKIVTITSGQRLVYVTDTLYSDENRQKIVALAHDADILFCEAMYLEQDRDHATERHHLTARQAGLLAREANVKELVIFHFSPRYQECPEALYHEAAEVFGGPVRSG
- a CDS encoding SagB/ThcOx family dehydrogenase translates to MCPISNRDIKAAHDYHTATKHSYWSIRLGSHFLDWEQKPLLFKLYPTLPAIPLPRDITPPAAEALDTISTFQPAGTSALDLTGLAQVLFFCAGLTKKKVYPGGEEHDFRAASCTGALYEVEIYAVCGDLPGLSAGVYHFCPADFALRRLRAGDLRGELTRATAGEKTITSAPVILVLTAIFWRNAWKYQARAYRHFYWNGGTILANLLATAVSAQLTSRVVTGFMDARVDHLLGLDNEREASLCLVPIGAHSPAVEPPEILPIAPETVPLSKRETDYPLITQIRAASMLLNEEEVQAWRSAFAPRPSPPLGDQYFPLYPIEREQRPIRTLGEAILRRGSTRQFAQLPISFQQLSTILERSSRGIPADFLGGPSTTLLDIYLIVNSVENLPTGAFYFSSSQQALELLKEGTFRREAGYLCLEQGLGIEASVVVFFLADLERIIERYGNRGYGAAQLEAGIVGGKMYLCAYALGLGATGTTFYDDDVTQFFSPHAAGKATLFALALGHSARVHGRITRLRPGAD